The following coding sequences lie in one Buchnera aphidicola (Macrosiphum euphorbiae) genomic window:
- the adk gene encoding adenylate kinase, whose amino-acid sequence MRIILLGAPGTGKGTQGKYIAEKYKIPQISTGDMLRESIDSKNKIGMMIKNIIEEGKLVSDDIVCELIKKRIAKKDCINGFLLDGFPRTVKQACCLSKNKIKIDYVLEFIMPHHSILERISGRRIHVQSGRIYHVKFNPPKNKDKDDITGEPLIQRKDDKLESVKNRLEEYKKTHHLLVEYYTYEKKINNIKYFQINAMNEFLLIKEKIDMILKK is encoded by the coding sequence ATGCGTATTATTTTACTAGGTGCACCTGGTACAGGCAAAGGAACACAAGGAAAATATATTGCTGAAAAATATAAAATTCCTCAAATATCTACAGGTGATATGTTACGAGAAAGTATTGACTCAAAAAATAAAATAGGGATGATGATTAAAAATATTATAGAAGAAGGTAAACTCGTTTCTGATGATATTGTATGTGAATTAATAAAAAAAAGAATTGCAAAAAAAGATTGTATAAATGGTTTTTTATTAGATGGTTTTCCAAGAACTGTTAAACAAGCTTGTTGTTTATCAAAAAACAAAATAAAAATAGATTACGTGTTAGAATTTATAATGCCACATCACTCTATATTAGAACGTATATCAGGTAGACGAATACATGTGCAATCAGGACGGATCTATCATGTAAAATTTAATCCTCCAAAAAATAAAGATAAAGATGATATAACTGGAGAACCATTAATTCAACGAAAAGATGATAAATTAGAAAGTGTTAAAAATAGATTAGAAGAATATAAAAAAACACATCATTTATTAGTAGAATACTATACCTATGAAAAAAAAATAAACAATATAAAATATTTCCAGATTAATGCTATGAATGAATTTTTATTAATAAAAGAAAAAATAGATATGATTTTAAAAAAATAA
- the folD gene encoding bifunctional methylenetetrahydrofolate dehydrogenase/methenyltetrahydrofolate cyclohydrolase FolD — protein sequence MSAIIIDGNKIAKKIQLNILRKVNKRKKDGKKIPGLAMILVGTNTPSQIYVDKKKIACKNVGFFSECWNFPENVHEKEILNLISRLNENKNIDGILIQLPLPQQINHMKILSSITPDKDVDGFHPYNTGSLCQRSPKLRACTPKGIITMLKYNKIKTHGLHAVMVGASNIVGRPMSLELLLAGCTTTVTHRFTKNLKNHVKNADLLIVAVGKANFLKGSWIKYGSIVIDVGINRLKNGKIVGDVDFENAFLRASYITPVPGGVGPMTVATLLQNTLEACEKYHDC from the coding sequence ATGTCAGCAATAATTATAGATGGTAATAAAATAGCAAAAAAAATACAATTAAATATTTTAAGAAAAGTTAATAAAAGAAAAAAAGACGGAAAAAAAATACCCGGATTAGCTATGATTTTAGTTGGAACTAATACTCCTTCACAAATCTACGTGGATAAAAAAAAAATTGCATGTAAAAATGTTGGTTTTTTTTCAGAATGTTGGAATTTTCCTGAAAATGTACATGAAAAAGAAATATTAAATCTTATTTCCAGATTAAATGAAAATAAAAATATAGATGGAATTTTAATACAATTACCGCTTCCTCAACAAATAAATCATATGAAAATTTTAAGCAGCATTACCCCTGATAAAGATGTAGATGGATTTCATCCATACAATACAGGATCTTTATGTCAAAGATCTCCAAAATTAAGAGCATGTACTCCCAAAGGCATTATCACAATGTTAAAATACAATAAAATTAAAACTCATGGACTACATGCAGTAATGGTTGGAGCCTCTAATATAGTCGGAAGACCTATGAGTTTAGAATTATTATTGGCTGGATGTACAACTACTGTAACACATCGTTTTACTAAGAATTTAAAAAATCATGTAAAAAATGCTGATTTATTAATTGTTGCAGTTGGAAAGGCAAACTTTTTAAAAGGCAGTTGGATTAAGTATGGTTCTATAGTTATAGATGTTGGAATCAATAGATTAAAAAATGGAAAAATAGTAGGCGATGTAGATTTTGAAAATGCATTTTTAAGAGCATCTTACATAACTCCTGTACCAGGAGGTGTTGGTCCTATGACGGTTGCAACATTATTACAAAATACATTAGAAGCTTGTGAAAAATATCACGATTGCTAA
- the cysS gene encoding cysteine--tRNA ligase — protein sequence MLKIFNTLSGKKEIFKPIKKDKINLYVCGVTVYDFCHIGHGRTFVVFDMIVRYLRFSGFQVKYVRNITDIDDKIILKSIQEKTTIDSFATYMIKEMHKDFNLLGISPPDEEPRITNYINDIIKIIIELIEKKHAYINKNGDVIFSIDSYLNYGTLSRQSLTLLKSGLRIPINNMKKNPLDFVLWKISNKEEYSWNSPWGKGRPGWHIECSAITNVFFNNSIDIHGGGSDLLFPHHENERTQSMCFNDKSIINFWMHTGMVIINNQKMSKSLGNVHFLRNVLKDYDSEVLRYFFLATHYRHPIYYCEKNLDQAYTSLQYLYTALYNTNPCSNNEEGVSFDFEFYKAMNDDFNTPKVFSIFFKIARKINFFKNKDVSKSDKLAFRLKYLANNLGFLLQKPEDFLQKKTTLNSCTLKKIKSLIEKRNIARKLKLWEKADNIREKLMSLDIIVEDLPDKTIWRKNKKT from the coding sequence ATGTTAAAAATTTTTAATACATTAAGTGGAAAAAAAGAGATTTTTAAACCCATTAAAAAAGATAAAATTAATCTATATGTATGTGGTGTTACTGTGTATGATTTTTGTCATATCGGACACGGACGTACTTTTGTAGTTTTTGATATGATAGTTCGTTATTTACGTTTTTCTGGTTTTCAAGTAAAATATGTTCGAAATATTACTGATATTGATGATAAAATTATTTTAAAATCGATACAAGAAAAAACTACAATTGATTCTTTTGCTACCTACATGATAAAAGAGATGCATAAAGATTTTAATTTATTAGGTATTTCTCCTCCTGATGAAGAGCCTCGTATTACAAACTATATTAATGATATTATTAAAATAATCATAGAATTAATAGAAAAGAAACATGCATATATAAATAAAAATGGTGATGTTATTTTTTCTATAGATAGTTATCTCAATTATGGAACTTTATCCCGTCAATCTTTAACATTATTAAAATCTGGATTACGTATACCCATAAATAATATGAAAAAAAATCCATTAGATTTTGTACTTTGGAAGATTTCTAATAAAGAAGAATATTCTTGGAATTCTCCATGGGGGAAAGGACGTCCTGGTTGGCATATTGAATGTAGTGCTATAACTAATGTTTTTTTTAATAATTCTATAGATATTCATGGAGGTGGCTCTGATCTTCTTTTTCCTCATCATGAAAATGAAAGAACTCAATCTATGTGTTTTAATGATAAATCAATAATAAATTTTTGGATGCATACTGGTATGGTGATTATAAACAATCAAAAAATGTCTAAATCATTGGGAAATGTTCATTTTTTAAGAAATGTTTTAAAAGATTATGATTCTGAAGTTTTACGTTATTTTTTTCTTGCAACACATTACCGGCATCCTATTTATTATTGTGAAAAAAACTTAGATCAAGCATATACATCATTGCAATATTTATATACAGCTTTGTACAATACTAATCCCTGTTCTAATAATGAAGAAGGTGTTAGTTTTGATTTTGAATTTTATAAGGCTATGAATGATGATTTTAATACCCCTAAAGTTTTTTCTATTTTTTTTAAAATAGCACGCAAAATTAATTTTTTCAAAAATAAAGATGTATCAAAGAGTGATAAACTTGCTTTTAGACTAAAATATTTAGCTAATAATTTAGGTTTTTTATTGCAAAAACCAGAAGATTTCTTGCAAAAAAAAACTACATTAAACTCATGCACACTAAAAAAAATCAAGTCATTAATAGAAAAAAGAAATATTGCAAGAAAATTAAAATTATGGGAAAAAGCAGATAATATACGAGAAAAACTAATGTCTTTAGATATAATAGTAGAAGATTTACCTGATAAAACAATATGGCGTAAAAATAAAAAAACTTAG
- the ybeD gene encoding DUF493 family protein YbeD codes for MKTKLREMLQFPCFFTYKIIGLAQPELIDQIIKVIQIQIPGDYTPQVKSSNRGNYLSVSITICAKNFEQIEILYHEISKINIVRMVL; via the coding sequence ATGAAAACTAAATTACGAGAAATGTTACAATTCCCTTGTTTTTTTACTTATAAGATTATTGGTTTAGCACAACCTGAACTTATTGATCAAATAATAAAAGTTATTCAAATTCAGATTCCTGGAGATTACACACCTCAAGTAAAATCAAGTAACAGAGGAAACTATCTTTCTGTTTCAATTACAATATGTGCTAAAAATTTTGAACAAATTGAAATTTTATATCATGAAATTAGTAAAATTAATATTGTTCGAATGGTTTTATAA
- the cspE gene encoding transcription antiterminator/RNA stability regulator CspE: MSKIKGNVKWFNESKGFGFITPEDGSKDVFVHFSAIQSNGFKTLAEGQSVEFEITEGAKGPSAANVISL, encoded by the coding sequence ATGTCCAAGATTAAAGGTAATGTTAAGTGGTTTAATGAATCCAAAGGTTTTGGTTTTATTACTCCAGAAGATGGAAGTAAAGATGTTTTTGTTCATTTTTCAGCTATACAAAGTAATGGATTTAAAACTTTAGCAGAAGGTCAAAGTGTTGAATTTGAAATCACTGAAGGAGCAAAAGGACCATCTGCTGCTAATGTTATTAGTTTATAA